The Gossypium hirsutum isolate 1008001.06 chromosome A13, Gossypium_hirsutum_v2.1, whole genome shotgun sequence nucleotide sequence atagagacatatgcGTGATTGCTTGGACTAATAATACATTGGATAAAACCTGAGTTGAATCTATCTTACATTcgtttattgatttattcacttgtgacatttatagTGTGACTTACCTCAATCCTGAAAAAGTGATTGACTATATGTATACGACTCGCACACTTTAATATATTAAAGGCCTGGGTTCAATTGGTATTAAAGTCGAAAGCTAATATATTGAGTATATGACTTATGGATGGCATGACTTcatttacaataataaaattcatAGGTCGTTCAAAGAGTAAATGATATAATCTCACCGACATTGCATGGATTATGAAAAAGGAACGTGACCACAAGTTATTTGTCTAGGACAAATAATTGttattactatttgttagtaacAATCATTTTCGTCATAGAAGATGTAATGGtaaccataagataaaataagatcatattgggctAACGAATTTTAATCCAAAGAGATAAGGATATCTTATAAGGTAATACACTAATGACAAAGACATTGAAGAAAGCATAAAtctaaattattttcataattgTATATAATGAGGAGTTCAATCATAGTAGTTTTAGTGGATAGCTAATTTATTAACTATTCCAATTAAAACATCAagcaaaatattttcttaaaaatcccTTCTAACACAAAAGCTTCTATATCAATATGACGAGTTAGAAGGTTGTtttcagaagaaaaaaaaaatctatactgGCATTTTAAATGGAATGGTTAAAATAATGTCAAGCTAAAATGTAgtggttaaatataaaatttgaacatAGTATAAggaccaaaaccaaaatttgaccTATTCTTCTAATCCGGAAGTTGAAACTTATATccttttcaaaattatttcttgAAGACTAGAGTGGCATAGATAAGCTCATTCCAGGCATCAGGAACCCCTGGAAGACACCAGTGGCTGCAATCTTCCCGCCTCATAGAATTCGTTTTCCCTTCTTTCAATGCCTTCCCATAGATCCCTGGATGGCCATCTTTGCGAGAATTGGTCAGCCTCGTTACGTTCAACAGTATCACAGGGACCTCCATTTCCTGAATCACTTCTTCCACTATCTTCATTTTAAAAGGATACATGTCCAGGACGGCTCCGCTCAAGATTGGTTCAGATTCCCCAGGACATGATCCACCTGAGTTCCAATCCCCTCCCCTATTTCAGGTAGCAGAAATTAATTAGCCAATGTAATCCTATATATCTGCAACAATTTGTGTGCATGCGTTGTGCATAGTTCATGTCATCATGtaaaatactttataatttgtgtgtaaaatttatggaattcTTTGATGACAAACCCTATTGACCACAAGGTAAGCAAGCTGTTTCATTTTGGAATTCAATGAATCACATGAATCTTAATCTTATTTTCCTGTATGATTTTTTCTAAAAGGCTAATTATACATTTAGCGCCTATAATATAGCACTTTTCTCAACTTTGACAATGGGATAAAATTGAAGCTAACCTGAAATAATGATGATAAAAAGGACGCGATGGAagctattttaattattaataacaCGGGTTCCACTATACCTGAAATGAGCAGAAGAGTATCCACGATAGAGGACCAACTTTGCTTCCGGTTTGATGTTttcatcaatccatcttgcccAGGTCTTCAAAGCTCTTCGGTAAGCTTCAACAGCATCTAATTTCGGATAAAGATAATCACCTTCTTTGTAATAATTTATCCTGTATCAACTAAATATTCGTTACTCTCCATAGAAAAGTCCTATATTGTTTTGAGGAGATACGATATAGAAATAAAAGGTTTAAAAACACTAAACTAAACTAGACTTTCATGATCTATGCATTGCAATATTTGCAATGCACCAATACTTGTAAACAAGTCTATTGAAGCAAATTTATAATTGCGAACGGAAGGAGAAAACCAGTGATTCTGAATATCAATGATCAGAAAAGTAAACAAATGTAGCACAAAAGTAAAACAAGTATGAAGTATAACCATAGTAAGATCGATGATGTACCCTCGGGCAGTCTTTCCATGAACCCACCAGTGAGCGGTATTGAAAATGAGAATATCAGCCTGCTTCCATCGATCAGATGTCTTGTCAATTTTATCTATTGATAGAGTTGGATTTGAATTCCCTTGCTCATTAATGCGGATTCCTTCTTTCACCAGAAAATGTGACCTTACAAATACCACTGTACAGTTATAGTCCtgttcaaaattatcaaaaaatatatgaaaattcagACGCAAACTGCTAATGAAGCTTGCATTTCTTTATaatgtgattttaaatttttagaagcAACTTAAACAAGGAGTCAACATTAATGACTATAACTGCTTGATGATGTCAAAAGGTTATTTGAAAAAGATGCTTGTAAGATGTACTTATCCAATTACCAAAATATGAATAAAAGAGTCAAGAAGATTATAGGACAATATTGTGAGTGAGCGATCTAAAAGG carries:
- the LOC107893493 gene encoding protein trichome birefringence-like 5 is translated as MGNSIAHKTRYALTFLCFILLVLFTLFLFTKRTLEPYLSFYQPSFHIHSSNAAFIDGNQTLDTAHENREMCDLYTGTWVKDDDYPIYKPGSCPYVDEAFDCQSNGRPDSNYLRWRWKPDGCDLPRFNATDFLERLRGKRLMLVGDSMNRNQFESILCLLREGLTNKSKMYEVHGYKITKERGYFIFKFEDYNCTVVFVRSHFLVKEGIRINEQGNSNPTLSIDKIDKTSDRWKQADILIFNTAHWWVHGKTARGINYYKEGDYLYPKLDAVEAYRRALKTWARWIDENIKPEAKLVLYRGYSSAHFRGGDWNSGGSCPGESEPILSGAVLDMYPFKMKIVEEVIQEMEVPVILLNVTRLTNSRKDGHPGIYGKALKEGKTNSMRREDCSHWCLPGVPDAWNELIYATLVFKK